A region of Epinephelus fuscoguttatus linkage group LG1, E.fuscoguttatus.final_Chr_v1 DNA encodes the following proteins:
- the rps23 gene encoding 40S ribosomal protein S23 produces the protein MGKCRGLRTARKLRNHRREQKWHDKQYKKAHLGTALKANPFGGASHAKGIVLEKVGVEAKQPNSAIRKCVRVQLIKNGKKITAFVPNDGCLNFIEENDEVLVAGFGRKGHAVGDIPGVRFKVVKVANVSLLALYKGKKERPRS, from the exons ATGG GAAAGTGTCGTGGTCTGCGCACAGCCAGGAAGCTCCGTAATCACCGCCGTGAGCAGAAATGGCACGATAAACAGTACAAGAAGGCCCACCTGGGCACTGCCCTGAAGGCTAACCCCTTCGGAGGAGCCTCCCACGCCAAGGGCATCGTCCTTGAGAAAGT TGGTGTTGAGGCTAAGCAGCCCAACTCTGCCATCAGGAAGTGTGTGAGAGTACAGCTCATCAAGAACGGCAAGAAGATCACCGCCTTCGTCCCCAACGACGGTTGCCTCAACTTCATCGAG GAGAACGATGAGGTTCTGGTGGCAGGATTTGGACGTAAAGGTCACGCCGTCGGTGACATTCCTGGAGTTCGTTTTAAGGTGGTCAAAGTGGCCAATGTGTCCCTGCTGGCTCTCTACAAAGGCAAGAAGGAGAGACCCAGGTCATAA